CGCTCATGACCGAACGGAAACATTCCGCCCTGACCCGCGGGCGGCTGCCCAAGTACACGCCCTACGTGATTGCCGGGTCAGCCATTGTGGTGGCCGCAGCCCTCATGGCCCTCGTCGGCTTCAACGTCTTTGGCTGGGCTGTGCTCTCCGCGGTGCTGTTTGCCGCGGGCAATGTGGCGGGCACCGCCGTCGTCGAAGGACGCCGCAAGGCCACGGACAGGCTGGCCACCTCCCTGGTGGTGGGCGCGTTCCTGGTGGCCCTGCTGCCGCTGGTCTCCGTGATCTGGACGGTTTTGGTCAACGGCATACCCGGTCTGTTGAGCCCCGGTTTCCTCGGCACGTCCATGAAGGGCGTCACCGGCGCCATTGACAACGCCTCGGTGGCCAACCACACGCCCGTCCTGGGCGGCGTCTACCACGCGCTGCTGGGCTCTGTGCTGATCACCTTGTGGGCGTCGGTGATTTCCGTGCCCGTGGGCCTGCTGACGGCCATCTACCTGGTCGAATACAGTGCGGACAACAAGTTTTCCAAGGTCATCACCTTCCTGGTGGACGTCATGACCGGCATACCCTCGATCGTGGCCGGCCTGTTCGCGGCGGCGTTCTTTGGCCTGGTCATGGGGCCGGGGACCAAGACCGGTTTCGTTGCCGCCGTCGCCCTTTCGGTGCTGATGATCCCGGTGGTGGTGCGCTCCAGCGAGGAAATGCTCAAGATCGTGCCCAACGAACTCCGCGAGGCCGCTTACGCGCTCGGCGTGCGCAAGTGGCGCACCATCCTGAAGGTGGTCATTCCGACGGCGATCTCCGGCATAGCCTCCGGCGTCACCTTGGCGATCGCCCGGGTCATCGGCGAGACCGCGCCGCTACTGGTCACCGCAGGCTTTGCGTCCCAAATCAACTCAAACGTTTTTGCCGGGTGGATGGCGTCCCTGCCCACGTTCATCTACACGCAGATCATGACCCCCACCTCGCCGTCCAACCCCGACCCGTCCGCGCAGCGCGCCTGGGCCGCGGCCCTCCTGCTGATCCTGCTCGTCATGCTCCTGAACCTCGGCGCCCGCCTCGTGGCGCGCATCTTCGCTCCCAAGACCGGCCGCTAGAACCTAAGAAACGGAACTTCACCAACATGTCCAAACGCATCGACGTCAGCGGGCTGAATGTCTACTACAGCGACTTCCTCGCCGTGGAAGACGTCAACATCACCCTTGACGCCAAGTCCGTCACCGCCTTCATCGGCCCCTCGGGCTGTGGCAAGTCCACCTTCCTGCGCACCCTGAACCGCATGCACGAGGTCATCCCCGGCGCCCGCGTCGAAGGCCAAGTGCTGCTGGACGGCGACAACCTCTATGCGGACGGCGTGGACCCCGTGACCGTGCGCAGCCAGATCGGCATGGTGTTCCAGCGGCCCAACCCGTTCCCCACCATGAGCATCCGCGACAACGTCCTTGCCGGCGTGAAGTTGAACAACCGACGCATTGCCAAGTCAGACGCCGACGACCTCGTGGAGAAATCCCTCCAAGGCGCCAACCTGTGGAACGAGGTCAAGGACCGCCTGCAGAAGCCCGGCTCCGGCCTCTCCGGCGGCCAGCAGCAGCGCCTGTGCATTGCCCGCGCCATCGCCGTTTCCCCGGACGTGATCCTCATGGACGAGCCCTGCTCCGCCCTGGATCCCATCTCCACGCTCGCCATTGAGGACCTCATCAACGAGCTCAAGGACGAATACACCGTGGTCATCGTCACGCACAACATGCAGCAGGCTGCCCGTGTGTCGGACAAGACGGCGTTCTTCAACATCGCCGGCACGGGCAAGCCCGGCAGGCTGATCGAGTTTGCCGAGACCGCCACCATCTTCAACAACCCGGGTCAGAAGTCCACCGAGGACTACGTCTCCGGCCGCTTCGGGTAGCCTCCCCTCGTTGACATTCGAGATAACCACCTCTCCGGAACGCTCCGGCAGGTGGTTATCTCGAACCTCGACTGTCTTTGGGGTGGTGATCTCGAACCTCGACGAGGCTGGTCAGGCTAGGGGCGACAACGCCAGGAAAAACAGCGCCCCGAGGAACGCGCAGGCAAACGGGGTGGCCACCCACATCCACACGATCCGGCCCAGGACACGGCCGTTGGCCACGGAGAAGCGCTGGTTCCGCCCGGCCCCGGCGATGGCCGAGGTCACTGTGTGCGTGGTGGACAGCGGCAGTGCCAGGCCGATGGCACCAACAAACAGCAGCGCCGCGGCCACGATCTGCGCCACAAAGCCGCGCATGGGGTCCACCCGAACCAGCCGGTGGCCCAGGGTGTAGGAAATCCGCCACCCACCGGCCAGCGTTCCCGCGGTCAGGGCGACGGCGGTGAAGACCGGCACCCACGCCGGCGTCGCGCCCTCCGTGCCCAAGCCGGCGGCCAAAAGGGCAAACAGGACAACCGCCGTCGTGCGCTGGCCATCCTGGAGGCCGTGCCCAAACGCCACGGCGGCCCCGGCCACGGACTGGGCCTGGCGCGTCCGCCGGAACACCTGCCCCGGCGCCGTGTTCCGGAACGCCCAGGACGTGGGATAGACGGCCAGGAAGCCAAGCACGAACGCGATCACGGGGGAGACGAGCAGGGGCAGCACGACCAGTGCCAGCAGCGTGCCGTTGATGCCCTGCAGCGGCGGACGGCCCAGCAGTGCGGCCCCCAGCGAGGCACCCACGAGCCCGCTGATCAGCGCATGCGTGGACGATGACGGATAGCCGCGCCACCACTGGTGCACACCCCACAGGCACGCCCCCAGGAGGCCCGCGAGCAGCAGGATCAGCCCGGTGCGGCCCGGCGGCACCGTGAACAGGCGGCCGGCGAACGCGGCCACCAGGAACGCGCTCAGCAGCGCGCCAAGGCAATTGAACAGTCCGGCGAGCAGCACCGCCAGCGTGGGCGTCAGGGCGCGGGTGCGCACGGAAAGGGCGACGGCGGAGGAGACATCGCGGAAGCCGTTGAGGAACGCGAAGCCCGCCGCCGCAACGATGACGGCGGCGAGCAGAAACCCCACCAAGGTCAGGATTCCTTGACGATGATGCTGCCAACCTGGGTGGCGACGGCGCGCATTTTGGTGCTGGCGGCGGCGAACTGGTCGGCGACACCACGGTACTTGGCGAAGCTGGCGGGGCTGTGGTTTTCCAGCAGTTCGGCCACGAGGACGCGGTGCGTGTGGTCGGCGCGCTTGGCCAGGCGCAGGATCTCCAGCCAGTAGTCCTCGAGCGAGTCAAGGTCGTTCAGGGCCTTCATGGCCGCTACCGTCAGCTCGGCCTGCCGGGAGACGATCTCCAGCTGGTCCGCGCCGCGGGCCGGGATGCGCTCCAAGGTGTACAGCTCGATGAATTCCGCCGCGCCGGTGAGGATCTCCGATGTTTCGTGGAGCAGCCTGCCCAGGGCGTACAGGTCCTCGCGGGGGAGCGGGTTGATGAAGCTGGTGCGCATGGTGGTCAGCAGGGTGGAAAATTGGGCGGTCGCCGTGCCCTCGTGCTGGCGCATGGTCTCGGCCAACGCGGGGAAATCACCGCGGCGCGCTCCCAGCAGTTCGGCCAGCGTCTGGGTGCCTGCCAGCACCTGTCCGGCCATGAGAACCAGACTGTCCAGCCCGGCAGTCTCGTGGCGGAAGAAGCGCAACTTCACTCGGGGCGGCCTTTGTCTGGGTGGAAATCCGGGCAAAAAAGTGGTGTCGAACCGGGAGCGCCTCTCGGCACAGGGCCGCTCGAAGCGGCAATAAAATGGAGCCCGGGGGTTCCGCAGTTCGACACCACTTTCAGTGTTCTACGTTGGGTCCCTGCTGTCAACCGGACCCTGTGGACTGCGCATTCAGCCCTTGCGGTACAGGGGGCGCGGCCACAAAGCGGGTGCGCAACTTTAGTCGAGTTCACCCTTGCGCCACGACGCCGCGGCACCTTCAAGGTCTTCGGCCGTGCGCACCAGCTGATGGGCCTTCTTGTTCAATGCCTGTGCGTGTTCCGGGTGCGCGGACTTGCGGTCCACGGCCACGGAGGCCTGCCCCAGCGCCACCACGCGGCAGAACGCGGCAGAGCGTTCCAGCGCAACGTCGAAGTCGCCGTCGAACGCGCCGGAGAGGATGGCGTCCGCCATGGTGGTGATCTCCTCGGCTCCCGGAGGTTCCGCGACGCCGGCGACTGCGTTGGCCACCTGCGCCCGGTGCTGGCCGGCCCGGAAAAAGATGCTGATGCCCTCCGGATCCCGCAACGTGGCGGCACGCAGGGCATACAGCCGCCACAGGGCGCCGGGCAGCGAACGGGCGGGGCTTGCCGCCCACATCTCGGCAATGGCTTCCAGGCCCTGGCGGTCCGCGAGCTTGACCAGACGCTTGGTGATCGCGGGGTCGTTGCTCTCCCGGCCGCCGCGGACCAGCGCGCGGGCGGCAAGATGCGCCGCCTCGGACACGCGGGCGGGGTCGGTTCCGCCGGTGAACGGCTCAAAGTCTGCCGGTGCAAAGGGCAGTGGCTTGTGCGGTCGGGGTGCTCGGTTGCCTGGTCCTTCGTTCATGATCCGACACTACGCCAGCTGCGCGGCAGGGTCGAGGAAGCAGGCAGGGCCGCCGGAGGCAGCGGTGAAATTGCCATCGGGCGCCCGCCGTGCGGTAGTCTGAATTCCGACAACTTTTCCTCTCGCGGAAGGGTTGTCAGCAGGAACGGGCCTTTAGCTCAGTTGGTAGAGCATCGGACTTTTAATCCGTGGGTCATGGGTTCGAGCCCCATAGGGCCCACCTTGGAAAAACCGCAGGTCAGAACCCGGCAACGGGTTACGGCCTGCGGTTCTTTTTTGCCCGCACGGCCCGGAGCGCCCTGCCCGGAATGGCAGGATGGATGCATGACCTCCACAGCACCAGCACTTGCCCTGACCATTGCCGGCTCCGAAGCGACCGGCGGCGCCGGCGCCCAGGCGGACCTGAAGACGTTCCAGGAGCTGGGCGTCTTTGGCATCGTCAATCTCACCTGCATCGTCTCCTTCGATCCGACGGACCACTGGAATCACCGCTTTGTGCCGGTGGACCAGCAGGTCATCGCGGACCAGCTGGAGGCAACCACCGCCGCCTATGGCTCCACTTCCGGCGCGCCCACCGTGCTGGAGACCGTGAAGATCGGCATGCTGGGCAGCCCGGCGACCATCGGCACCGTGGAAACGGCGCTCAAGGCGGCCAACTTCAAGAACGTGGTGCTGGATCCTGTGCTGATCTGCAAGGGCCAGGAACCGGGCCACGCCCTGGACACCGACCAGGCGCTCAAGGCCCAAATCCTGCCCCTTGCCACCTTCGTCACGCCCAACCACTTTGAGGCGGAGTCACTCTCCGGCCTGGCCATCAACACCGTTGAGGACCTCAAGGCCGCCGCCCGGAAGATCCATGAGCTCAGCGGTGCAACCGTGCTCGCCAAGGGCGGGGTGCGGCTGGAAGGCGAGGACGCCGTCGACGTCTTCTTTGACGGTGAAACGCTGGAGGTCCTGTCCGCGCCCAAGGTGGGCGAGGCGGCCGTCTCCGGCGCGGGATGCTCCCTGGCCGCGGCCGTCACGGCGGAACTGGCCAAGGGCGCCACGCCCCTGGAAGCCGCCCGGACGGCCAAGGCCTTTGTCACCGAGGGCATCAGGAACCGCGTGGTTTCCGGGGCCCCTTTCACGGCGCTGTGGCAGGGCGGCGCGGGCCGCTAAGGGCCTGTTGCCAGCGCCCCGGCATTGTGCCAAGCTCACCTTATGAGTGATGAAACAGCCGGGCGCGGCGACGCAGTTAAAGGCGACGCATTCGAAGCAGATGTGACCATGACCCGCAACGACGCCCGGCACCGGTACGAGCTGCACGTGGGCCCGGAACTGGGCGTCATCATCCTCTTCCAGGAACTGCCCGGACACATCGACCTCATCCACACCGAAACCCAGGACGGCTTCGAGGGCCGCGGGCTGGCCAAGGTGCTGGCACGGTACGCCCTGGACGACGTGGTGGCCTCCGGCAAGCGCATCATCCCGCACTGCCCGTACGTGGCCCGGTTCGTGGAGAAGAACCCGGAGCTGTACACCCAGTACACCGATCTCCCGGCCGAGCTGTAGGTGGCGCGCAGCACCGCACTTGTCACCGGCGCCACGTCCGGGCTCGGCGCCGAGTTCGCCCGGCAGCTGGCGAGGTCCCAGCACAATCTGGTGCTCGTGGCGCGCGACGTTTCCCGGCTCGAGGCGAAGGCGGCCCGGCTGCGCCAGGACTTCGGTGGGGACGTGGAGGTCCTGCCCGCCGACCTGTTGACGGACGACGGCGTTGCCTCCGTCGCCGCCCGGCTGGCGGACCGCGGGCGGCCCGTTGAGCTGCTCGTGAACAATGCGGGCTTTGGCCTGGTGACGGCGTTTGAGGACAGCACGGCCGCGGAGGAAACGGACCACCTGCGGATCCTGGTCCGCACGCCCATGCAGCTGATGCACGCGGCGCTTGAACCCATGCTGGAACGCGGCAGCGGGCGGATCATCAACGTGTCCAGCGTCGCCGGCTTCATTCCCCGCGGCTCGTACGGCGCCGCCAAGGCCTGGGGCATCAGCTTCAGCCGCTTCGCCAACCTGCGCTACGGTCCCCGCGGCGTCCATGTGATGGCGCTCTGCCCGGGATTTGTGCACACGGAATTCCACCGGCGGATGGGCGCCAACCTGGGGCGCATTCCGAAGTGGATGTGGCTAAACCCGGACCAGGTGGTGCGTGAGGGGCTGGCAGACTCCGCCCGCGGCAAGTCCGTGTCCATCCCGTCGCGGCGCTACTCCACGCTCATTGCGCTCAGCCGGCTGGTTCCCGACAGGCTGGCGGCAGCCGCGGGCAGCCGCGGACGGTGAGGGGGGGCGGCCTGACGCGCCGGCGCCCGTCACCGTGTAATGGCGAGCTTGCGTGCCACGACGAGTTTTGATGTGGCGTCGAGGGACTGGTTGTGGGCGCGTGCATAGGAACGCAGCAGCGCGAAGGCATCGTCAATGCTGGCGTTGGCCGTGTGGGCTATGACGCCCTTGGCCTGCTCAATGACGATCCTGCTGTTGAGCGCCCGCTGGAGCTGCTCGTTGACAATGGTGCTTTCACGCAGGGCCCGCTCCTGCAGGAGGCTGACGGTGGCGACGTCCGCGAAAGCCTGGGCGATCGCGGCGTCTTCCGCGCTGAGCGGGCCGGCTTCCTGCCGGAACAGGTTCAGGGCGCCTATCGTGTGGCCGCGCAGCCGCATCGGGACGGCGTGCAGCGAGTTGAATCCCTGCGACAGCGCGGCAGCCTGGAACTGCGGCCACCGGGACGCGTCGGCGGCAATGTCGTGGACGGCGACGGGGGCGCCGCTCAGGTAGCAGTCAACGCACGGGCCCGCACCG
This genomic stretch from Arthrobacter dokdonellae harbors:
- the pstA gene encoding phosphate ABC transporter permease PstA — translated: MTERKHSALTRGRLPKYTPYVIAGSAIVVAAALMALVGFNVFGWAVLSAVLFAAGNVAGTAVVEGRRKATDRLATSLVVGAFLVALLPLVSVIWTVLVNGIPGLLSPGFLGTSMKGVTGAIDNASVANHTPVLGGVYHALLGSVLITLWASVISVPVGLLTAIYLVEYSADNKFSKVITFLVDVMTGIPSIVAGLFAAAFFGLVMGPGTKTGFVAAVALSVLMIPVVVRSSEEMLKIVPNELREAAYALGVRKWRTILKVVIPTAISGIASGVTLAIARVIGETAPLLVTAGFASQINSNVFAGWMASLPTFIYTQIMTPTSPSNPDPSAQRAWAAALLLILLVMLLNLGARLVARIFAPKTGR
- the pstB gene encoding phosphate ABC transporter ATP-binding protein PstB; this encodes MSKRIDVSGLNVYYSDFLAVEDVNITLDAKSVTAFIGPSGCGKSTFLRTLNRMHEVIPGARVEGQVLLDGDNLYADGVDPVTVRSQIGMVFQRPNPFPTMSIRDNVLAGVKLNNRRIAKSDADDLVEKSLQGANLWNEVKDRLQKPGSGLSGGQQQRLCIARAIAVSPDVILMDEPCSALDPISTLAIEDLINELKDEYTVVIVTHNMQQAARVSDKTAFFNIAGTGKPGRLIEFAETATIFNNPGQKSTEDYVSGRFG
- a CDS encoding inorganic phosphate transporter, with the protein product MGFLLAAVIVAAAGFAFLNGFRDVSSAVALSVRTRALTPTLAVLLAGLFNCLGALLSAFLVAAFAGRLFTVPPGRTGLILLLAGLLGACLWGVHQWWRGYPSSSTHALISGLVGASLGAALLGRPPLQGINGTLLALVVLPLLVSPVIAFVLGFLAVYPTSWAFRNTAPGQVFRRTRQAQSVAGAAVAFGHGLQDGQRTTAVVLFALLAAGLGTEGATPAWVPVFTAVALTAGTLAGGWRISYTLGHRLVRVDPMRGFVAQIVAAALLFVGAIGLALPLSTTHTVTSAIAGAGRNQRFSVANGRVLGRIVWMWVATPFACAFLGALFFLALSPLA
- a CDS encoding DUF47 domain-containing protein, yielding MKLRFFRHETAGLDSLVLMAGQVLAGTQTLAELLGARRGDFPALAETMRQHEGTATAQFSTLLTTMRTSFINPLPREDLYALGRLLHETSEILTGAAEFIELYTLERIPARGADQLEIVSRQAELTVAAMKALNDLDSLEDYWLEILRLAKRADHTHRVLVAELLENHSPASFAKYRGVADQFAAASTKMRAVATQVGSIIVKES
- a CDS encoding hydroxymethylpyrimidine/phosphomethylpyrimidine kinase; this translates as MTSTAPALALTIAGSEATGGAGAQADLKTFQELGVFGIVNLTCIVSFDPTDHWNHRFVPVDQQVIADQLEATTAAYGSTSGAPTVLETVKIGMLGSPATIGTVETALKAANFKNVVLDPVLICKGQEPGHALDTDQALKAQILPLATFVTPNHFEAESLSGLAINTVEDLKAAARKIHELSGATVLAKGGVRLEGEDAVDVFFDGETLEVLSAPKVGEAAVSGAGCSLAAAVTAELAKGATPLEAARTAKAFVTEGIRNRVVSGAPFTALWQGGAGR
- a CDS encoding GNAT family N-acetyltransferase, with translation MSDETAGRGDAVKGDAFEADVTMTRNDARHRYELHVGPELGVIILFQELPGHIDLIHTETQDGFEGRGLAKVLARYALDDVVASGKRIIPHCPYVARFVEKNPELYTQYTDLPAEL
- a CDS encoding SDR family NAD(P)-dependent oxidoreductase, producing the protein MARSTALVTGATSGLGAEFARQLARSQHNLVLVARDVSRLEAKAARLRQDFGGDVEVLPADLLTDDGVASVAARLADRGRPVELLVNNAGFGLVTAFEDSTAAEETDHLRILVRTPMQLMHAALEPMLERGSGRIINVSSVAGFIPRGSYGAAKAWGISFSRFANLRYGPRGVHVMALCPGFVHTEFHRRMGANLGRIPKWMWLNPDQVVREGLADSARGKSVSIPSRRYSTLIALSRLVPDRLAAAAGSRGR
- a CDS encoding GAF and ANTAR domain-containing protein, translating into MAIQSRAGRVSAAFVKIADTLVVDYDVIDLLHTLVDESVSLLDATAAGLLLADPAGDLQLMASTSEKSQLVEVLQLEAGAGPCVDCYLSGAPVAVHDIAADASRWPQFQAAALSQGFNSLHAVPMRLRGHTIGALNLFRQEAGPLSAEDAAIAQAFADVATVSLLQERALRESTIVNEQLQRALNSRIVIEQAKGVIAHTANASIDDAFALLRSYARAHNQSLDATSKLVVARKLAITR